A stretch of the Rosa rugosa chromosome 5, drRosRugo1.1, whole genome shotgun sequence genome encodes the following:
- the LOC133712353 gene encoding pleiotropic drug resistance protein 3-like isoform X2 — MDDDEEYYDLQWAAVERLPTFERITSALFDDHDGASAKGDVKGTRVVDVTKIGAQERRVFIEKLIKHIENDNLQLLQKIRRRIDKVGVKLPTVEVRYKNLCVEAECKVVHGKPLPTLWNSLKSLIPDITELVGSKKREAKISIIKDVSGIIKPGRMTLLLGPPGCGKTTLLMALSGKLSHSLKVSGEISYNGYRLEEFVPEKTSAYVGQYDMHIPEITVRETLDFSAGCQGVGSRPEIMMEVSRREKQAGIVPDSDVDAYMKAISVSGLKSTLQTDYILKILGLDICADTLVGDPIRRGISGGQKKRLTTGEMIVGPAKAVFMDEISNGLDSSTTFQIVSCLQHFVHITDATSLISLLQPAPETFNLFDDVLLMAEGKIVYHGPRTSILQFFEECGFKCPERKGVADFLQEVISRKDQAQFWDGTEKPYSYFSVDQFIEKFKDCHLGRKLDVDLSEPFDKSQSHKDALSFKRYSLPKWELFKACTRREFLLMKRNSFIYVFKSVQLVIISSITMTVFLRTQMAIDTIHANYYMGSLFFALVILLVDGFPELSMTVSRIVVFYKQKELCFYPAWAYAIPAAILKVPLSLLEAFVWTALTYYVIGYSPEVGRFFRHFLLLFAMHLTSISMFRFIASVFQSAGPSMTAGVLSILFVMLFGGFVMPKPYMPVWLKWGFWVSPLTYGEIGITVNEFLAPRWEKVSGNTTLGKQVLESRGLHFDDYFYWISVGALMGFTLLFNIGFTLALTFLKSPGKSLSLISYEKYHQLQGQRDDRGSLDAEGKSTGEPKTSVEPKKGRMVLPFEPLTVTFQDVQYYVDTPLEMRKGGFEHNKLQLLSDITGAFRPGVLTALMGVSGAGKTTLMDVLCGRKTGGTIEGEIRISGYPKVQDTFARISGYCEQNDIHSPQITVEESVVYSAWLRLPSQIDSKTKAEFVNEVLETIELDGIKDSLVGMAGVGGLSTEQRKRLTLAVELVANPSIMFMDEPTSGLDARAAAIVMRAVKNVVATGRTVVCTIHQPSIDIFEAFDELILMKIGGRIIYSGQLGRHSTMVIEYLESIPGVPSIKDNYNPATWMLEVTSKSAEADLGIDFAQIYRESALYEKNKELVKQASSPSPGSKDLEFPTRYPQNGWGQFKACFWKQNLSYWRSPSYNLARILFMCFSAVLFGTLYWNQGEKINNQQELFNVFGSMFVAIIFFGIYNSTTVLPFVATERNVLYRERYAGMFSSWAYSFAQVLVEVPYSFTQAVLYVVITYPMIGYHWSAYKIFWSFYSMFCVLLYFNYLGMLLVSLTPNVQVAAIVASSSYTMLNLFSGFIVPGPQIPKWWLWLYYLSPTSWALNGMLTSQYGDVQKEIVVFGETKTVAAFLEDYFGYHHNLLGLVAVVQLLFPIVFASLFAYFIGKLNFQKR, encoded by the exons ATGGACGATGATGAAGAATATTATGACTTGCAATGGGCTGCGGTTGAGAGACTACCCACTTTTGAGAGGATCACATCAGCTTTGTTTGATGATCATGATGGCGCATCGGCAAAAGGAGATGTTAAGGGGACTAGGGTGGTTGATGTTACGAAGATTGGAGCTCAAGAACGGCGTGTTTTCATAGAGAAGCTCATCAAACATATTGAGAATGATAATCTTCAGCTGTTGCAGAAAATTAGAAGAAGAATAGACAA GGTTGGTGTGAAGTTGCCCACTGTTGAAGTAAGATACAAGAATCTTTGTGTGGAAGCAGAGTGTAAGGTAGTTCACGGCAAGCCCCTCCCCACTCTATGGAATTCTCTAAAGAGTTTGATTCCG GACATCACTGAACTAGTAGGTTCAAAAAAACGTGAAGCGAAGATAAGCATCATCAAAGATGTCAGTGGCATTATTAAGCCGGGAAG AATGACCTTATTGCTTGGCCCTCCGGGTTGTGGCAAAACCACATTACTGATGGCGCTCTCAGGAAAGCTAAGCCATTCTCTCAAG GTTTCTGGCGAAATTAGTTACAATGGTTATAGACTTGAAGAATTTGTTCCGGAGAAAACCTCAGCCTATGTAGGCCAATATGATATGCATATTCCAGAGATCACTGTAAGGGAAACACTAGATTTCTCTGCAGGCTGTCAAGGTGTAGGAAGCCGACCCG AGATTATGATGGAAGTTAGTAGAAGAGAAAAGCAGGCAGGAATAGTCCCGGATTCTGATGTAGATGCTTACATGAAG GCCATATCTGTTAGTGGACTGAAAAGTACACTTCAAACTGACTATATTCTAAAG ATACTTGGCCTTGATATATGTGCTGACACGCTGGTTGGAGATCCCATAAGAAGAGGAATATCTGGTGGTCAAAAGAAAAGGTTAACTACAG GGGAGATGATTGTTGGACCTGCAAAAGCTGTTTTCATGGATGAAATATCTAATGGCTTAGATAGTTCCACAACTTTCCAAATTGTTTCTTGTCTTCAACATTTTGTGCATATAACAGACGCTACATCATTGATCTCACTTCTTCAGCCTGCACCAGAGACGTTCAATCTCTTTGATGATGTTCTCTTAATGGCAGAAGGGAAGATTGTGTATCATGGACCAAGAACTTCTATCCTCCAATTTTTTGAGGAGTGTGGATTTAAGTGTCCAGAAAGAAAAGGTGTTGCTGATTTCCTTCAGGAG GTTATCTCTAGAAAAGATCAAGCACAGTTTTGGGACGGCACAGAAAAACCATATAGCTACTTTTCTGTTGATCAGTTCATTGAGAAATTCAAGGATTGCCATCTTGGCAGGAAGCTAGATGTGGATCTCTCAGAGCCATTCGATAAGTCTCAAAGCCACAAAGATGCTCTATCCTTTAAAAGATACTCATTACCTAAATGGGAACTGTTTAAAGCATGCACAAGGAGGGAATTTCTTTTAATGAAAAGGAATTCTTTCATTTATGTTTTCAAATCAGTTCAG CTAGTCATCATTTCTTCTATAACGATGACTGTTTTCCTTCGAACTCAAATGGCTATTGACACGATCCATGCAAATTATTATATGGGCTCTTTGTTCTTTGCACTTGTGATACTTCTTGTTGATGGATTCCCAGAATTGTCAATGACTGTCTCAAGAATTGTGGTTTTCTACAAACAGAAAGAGTTGTGTTTTTACCCTGCTTGGGCTTATGCGATCCCAGCTGCCATCCTAAAGGTTCCACTTTCGCTCTTGGAGGCTTTTGTTTGGACTGCTCTTACATACTATGTTATTGGTTACAGCCCTGAGGTTGGAAG GTTCTTCCGCCATTTCCTTCTACTCTTTGCTATGCACCTAACATCGATATCCATGTTTCGGTTTATTGCTTCAGTTTTCCAATCTGCCGGTCCTTCTATGACAGCTGGTGTTTTATCAATATTGTTTGTTATGTTATTTGGTGGCTTTGTTATGCCAAAGC CTTATATGCCAGTTTGGTTGAAGTGGGGATTTTGGGTGTCTCCTTTGACATATGGAGAAATAGGCATAACAGTTAATGAATTTCTGGCACCTCGGTGGGAAAAG GTGTCTGGAAACACAACTCTTGGGAAACAAGTGCTGGAAAGCCGCGGATTGCATTTCGATGACTATTTTTATTGGATATCAGTTGGTGCTTTAATGGGATTCACATTACTATTCAATATTGGTTTCACCTTGGCTTTAACTTTCTTGAAGT CTCCTGGAAAGTCCCTTTCTCTTATTTCTTATGAAAAGTACCATCAACTACAAGGACAAAGAGACGACAGAGGCAGTTTAGATGCAGAGGGAAAATCCACCGGTGAACCTAAGACTAGTGTAGAACCTAAGAAGG GAAGGATGGTTTTACCATTTGAGCCCCTAACTGTTACATTCCAAGATGTACAATACTATGTTGACACCCCTTTG GAAATGAGAAAGGGAGGCTTTGAGCATAACAAGCTCCAGCTCCTATCTGATATTACAGGTGCATTCAGGCCAGGTGTTCTGACAGCATTAATGGGTGTCAGCGGAGCTGGCAAAACAACTCTCATGGATGTTCTTTGTGGACGAAAAACCGGTGGTACAATTGAAGGAGAAATAAGAATCAGTGGGTATCCTAAGGTTCAAGACACATTTGCAAGGATATCAGGCTACTGTGAGCAAAATGACATACATTCTCCACAAATAACCGTGGAAGAATCAGTAGTATATTCTGCTTGGTTGCGGCTCCCGTCTCAGATTGATTCAAAGACCAAAGCA GAATTTGTAAACGAGGTTCTTGAAACTATTGAACTTGATGGGATTAAAGATTCCTTGGTAGGCATGGCAGGAGTTGGTGGTTTATCCACTGAGCAACGTAAACGGTTGACCCTAGCTGTGGAACTTGTAGCCAATCCATCTATCATGTTCATGGATGAACCAACTTCTGGTTTAGATGCACGGGCGGCTGCTATCGTTATGAGAGCAGTGAAGAATGTTGTTGCAACAGGAAGAACAGTTGTTTGCACCATCCATCAACCAAGTATTGACATTTTTGAGGCATTTGATGAG TTGATTCTCATGAAAATTGGAGGACGCATAATCTATTCTGGCCAACTTGGACGGCACTCAACCATGGTTATTGAGTATCTTGAG AGTATCCCTGGGGTGCCCTCAATCAAAGACAATTACAATCCGGCAACATGGATGTTAGAAGTTACTTCAAAATCTGCAGAAGCTGACCTTGGTATAGATTTTGCACAAATTTATAGGGAATCGGCCTTGTATGA GAAGAACAAGGAGTTAGTCAAGCAAGCGAGTTCACCGTCTCCTGGTTCAAAGGATTTGGAGTTTCCTACCCGCTATCCACAAAATGGTTGGGGGCAGTTCAAAGCATGCTTTTGGAAACAGAATTTGTCTTATTGGAGAAGTCCCTCGTATAATCTGGCACGGATCCTTTTCATGTGTTTCTCAGCTGTGTTGTTTGGAACACTGTACTGGAATCAAGGAGAGAAAAT AAATAACCAGCAGGAGCTCTTCAATGTGTTTGGTTCAATGTTCGTGGCAATAATCTTCTTTGGCATTTACAATAGCACAAcagttctaccatttgttgcAACAGAACGGAATGTTCTGTATCGAGAAAGATATGCAGGAATGTTCTCTTCATGGGCCTATTCATTCGCACAG GTCCTGGTTGAGGTTCCCTACTCATTCACTCAAGCAGTTCTTTATGTGGTCATCACATACCCGATGATTGGGTACCACTGGTCTGCCTATAAGATATTTTGGTCATTCTATAGCATGTTCTGCGTACTACTATACTTCAACTACCTAGGGATGCTACTGGTGTCCTTGACACCAAATGTTCAAGTGGCTGCAATTGTGGCATCATCTTCCTACACAATGCTGAATTTGTTTTCAGGGTTCATTGTTCCGGGACCA CAAATCCCAAAGTGGTGGCTCTGGCTGTATTATTTGTCTCCTACATCATGGGCACTGAACGGAATGCTTACTTCGCAGTATGGAGATGTGCAGAAAGAAATCGTGGTGTTTGGAGAGACGAAAACTGTTGCTGCTTTTTTAGAAGATTACTTTGGGTATCACCACAACCTGTTAGGCCTTGTCGCTGTTGTTCAGCTTCTCTTCCCCATTGTGTTTGCTTCTCTGTTTGCATACTTCATTGGGAAACTAAACTTCCAAAAGAGATAG